Below is a window of Acidimicrobiales bacterium DNA.
CCACGTCGCCCCACGCCTCCCCGACCCGTCGCTGCCACTCCTCGACCGTCTCACCCTCGCGACGCGGACCAACCGGCTCAGCCATGCGCCCATCCTACGACGACACGGTCCTCTGATGTGGCCCGTGTCCGACCTGTTCCTCACCACGGCGAGGACCGGCACCGCCAAGCAGGTCGCCTACGTCGACGTGGTCACCGGCGGCAACACCGTCGGCGACCCCATCCCCTTCACCTCCGCAGAGATCAACGTCCGCCTCAGCGACGCCACCCGCCGCTCCGTCACCTTCACCGCCCTCGACCCCGACGGCACCCTCTGGCCCACCGCCGCGGGCGCCCGCTTCTCCCCATGGGGAACCGAGATACGCGTCCGCATCGGCTTCGCCTACGACGACGGCACCGAAGAACTCGCCCCCGCCGGCATCTACCGCCTCGTCAGCATGGACGACGACGGCCTCGGCTCCATCCCCACCGAAGGCGAAGACCGCTCCGTCAACGTCCAGCCCGGCGCCCCCTACCCCTACGTGATCCCCTCCGGCATCACCATCGACGAAGCCGTACGACGCGTCCTCACCGCCCGCTACGAGGCCGCCGAACTCGTCGCCATCACCTCCCCGTGGACCGTCCCTCCGATGGTGTTCCCCTACGGCGAGGACCACTGGTCGCTCCTCCTCGACCTCGCCGAATCCGGCGGCCACGACCTCGCCGTCAACGCCGCCGGCCAATTCCAGTTGCGCGACACCCAAGAGGACGCCACCCGCATCCTCGAATACGTGGAAGGAGTGGACAACGTCGTGTTCGACGTGGTCCGGGAACTCGCCGCCGACCCCCGCCAAGTGCCCAACGGGATCATCGTGGAGGGCACGAACAGCCGGCTGACGGCCGACGTGATCGGCCAAGCGTGGGACGAGGACCCGACCTCCCCGACGAGGCGCGACGGGCCGTACGGGAACCACGCTCAGACCGAGTCGGACGACAAGGTCATGACGAACCTGCAAGCCGAGGCCGCCGCCCGGGGCCTGCTCCGCGAGGCGCTCGGCTCGCAGCATCGGCTGACGATGTCCGCTCCGGTGAACCCGGCGCACGACGTGGGCGACGTGATCCGGGTCCGCTACCCGTCCCGCGGGATCGACGGTGAGTACGTGATCGACGAGCTGGACTTCTCGACGGATCCGGCGGAGCCGATGCGGGTGGGCTGCCGGCGGCGGGTGGTGACCGGGTGAGCAGCGCCGCCGAGCGCGCCGCCCGGGCCGTCACCTCACGGCTCGCAAAGGATGTCGAGGCGTCCCGCCCGCCGCGCCGCCGGTTCGTCTACGGCACCGTCACCGCGGTCGACTCGGACGCGTCGACGGTGACGGTGTCGATCGGGTCGGCGGTGGACGGGTATGTGGTGCCGTGGTTCGGGACCGATCTGCCGGAGGTGGGGGCGCGGATCGCGTTGGCGCCGACGATGGATGGCGGAACCGACTTCGTCCCCGTCGGCGTCCCCGGCACCGTCGCAGCCGCCCCCGACTTCACCGGGTTCCTCACGTCGAACGCCGCCTCGCTCACCGTCGGCCCTACCGCCCCGGTATCCCCGGCCGTCAACGACCTCTGGGTCGACACCTCATAGTAGGAGCAGCCATGACCAAGCCGAAGGTGCTCGCCAAGCCGGTGATGGTGGCCGGCGACGGCGACCCGCCCGGATCGCCGCTCAAGCGGCTCGACGCAGGCACCCGCCGCTCGGACCTCCCCCCGTCGGAACTCGCGCAGCTCTGCGACGACCACTTCACGGACGGCTGACATGGCAGGGTTCATCGACACTCTCGAACAGGCGATCCTCGACCACGTCCTCAACGACGGCACCTACACCCCGCCGGCCAACTGGTTCGTGGCCCTCTCCACGACCACCCCGACCGACGCGGGCGGGAACTTCACGGAACCGTCCGGCAACGGCTACGCCCGGGTCTCCACCGCGGCCGCCGACTGGGCCGCCGCCACGGGGACGGCCCCGGCGACGAAGTCGAACGCCAACGCCATCACCTTCCCGGCGGCGACCGGGTCGTGGGGCACGATCACCCACTTCGGCCTGTTCGCCGCGTCGTCGGGTGGCACCGTCCAGATTTGGGGGGCGCTGACCACGTCGAAGTCGATCACCTCCGGCGACACCGCCTCGTTCGCCGCGTCCGGGTTGACGATCCAGCTCGGCGACCCGACGGACACGTTCTGATGGCCGACCGCTACTCAGCAGCGACGCTCACGTCCGCCGCCCCGGCGCTCGACACCCCGTTCTTCGAGTTCCGCAACGGCGCGTCAGTCGTCGCGAAAATCCACGAGCTGATCGTCACGCTCGGCGCGGCGACAGCGACGAACGTCGAGCTTCACCGGGCGACCGCTCAGGGGACCGGCGGGTCGAACGCGCCGACGCTCGGGGCGGCGAACAAGGAGAACCCGAACATAGCGAACTCGGGTCTCACCGGCGTCTTCTCCAACGCGTTCACCGCCGCCCCGACCTTCACCGCGGCGAGCCGGCTCCGCCGGCAGGCGCTCCCCGCCGCGATCGGCGCCGGCCTCCACTGGGTGTTCCCTGAGGGGTTGGACGTGCCCCGCTCCACGTCGGTCATCCTCGTCACGCCGGTGATCGCCGGTGCCGCCCAGATCTTCACGACGGTGGTCTGGTCCGAGATCCAGGCGTAGACCGTGCCGCATCAGCGCCTAGGCGGCGCCCCGGCTGCGACGTTCCTCCGCACCGGGTCGGCGAACATGGGCGCCACGGCGGGGGCGGCCGGCCACGGCCAGATCCTCCCGGCGGATACCCCGCAGGAGCTCGTCATCCCGCCCGGCCCGGCTCCGGCGCCGTCGAGCATCATCGAACAGCCCGCAGTCGTTGTCGACCTGTCCGGCTCGTCGGGTTCGGCGTCGGGAGGGTCCGGGTCGCTGTCCGTCGTCCGGTCGGTCGTCGCCACAGCCGGGGCGGCCGGGTCGTCGGGGGGGTCCCTCGTGGCGACGAGAGGCCTGTCAGCGACCGCTGGGGCCGCTGGCGGCGCCGCGGGGACGCTGCGTCGCTCTACCGGGCTGTCCGGGGCTGCGGCGACGGCGGGGGCGGCCAGGGCGGCGCCGACCCTCCTGCGGGGACTGTCGAGCCGTGGACCCGCGGCGGGGGCCGCGAAGGCGACAGTCGCCCGCACAGCAGGCCTCCGAGGCACAGCGAACGGCGCCGACTCCGGGGTGGCTGCGATCTTCCGGTTGCGACGCCGGTTCGCTGCCTCAGCCGTCGCCGCCGCGGGTGCGACCGGGACGGCGACCCGACTCACGACGTTCGCTGGGAAGGCTGCGGTCGCCGTCGGCGCCACCGGCTCCCTGGACGCCGTGACGGTCACCGCGTTGAAGCGGTGGGATGGTACGGCGTGGGTGGCGACACCGTTCATGGTGTGGACCGGGTCGGCGTGGGAGTCGAAGCCGCTGAAACGGTGGGACGGCGCTGTCTGGGTGGTCGTGTAGGCCGTCGCTTCCGGATGCCGCCGTAGGTTCCGGCTGGGGCCGCCCGGCTCAGAGGGTGCGCCGGGCGGCCCCTGTTTGGAGGGACACGCCGGGCCGGCGGCCGGGTAGGGAAGCGGCGAGCCTCCCCTGCGCCCATCCGACAGTCAGATCAGAGAGGCCGACGCCGCGGTCGGATACGACGGGGGTGGTGCCCCCGGCCCCACTGTGGAGAAGGGCCGGGGCTTCCATGCTGGCTCTCCTTTGTTAGCGGGGTCCGGGTCTCCACTCCCGGGACGGCCACCATTCTACGCCTCCTGCATCCTCGCCGCGGAGCGGGGTTGGGGCGACGGTCGCTGCCGTCAGGGCGGCCCGTCGCACCCCGGAGGTTGGGCGGTGCCCGACCCGAACCCTGGCAACCCGCACCTCACCGACAAGCTCGCCGGCCTCCCACAACGGGAGGTGGCGGCGTGGTGCGACGACCGGCTCCGCAAGGTGCACGGCGGCCGCTACGACCACCTGTCGGACGGTGACCTGTACCGGCTGCTCGCCGACTTCCGCGACGGCCGGCCCGAGATCGAGTCGTGGTGCCCACCTGAGCCGACGCGTGCGTCGAAGCGGAAGCCGCGCTCGCCGGGTGTGACGGTGGAGGTGGCTGACGAGATGCGTCGCCTGCACGGCAAGGGGGTGCCGTTCCGGCTGCTGGCCGCTCGGTTCGACGTGTCCGAGACGTACGCCCGGAACATCGTGTCGGGAAAGACGAAGCCGCGTGCGGGGTGGGGGTCG
It encodes the following:
- a CDS encoding DUF5047 domain-containing protein; translated protein: MWPVSDLFLTTARTGTAKQVAYVDVVTGGNTVGDPIPFTSAEINVRLSDATRRSVTFTALDPDGTLWPTAAGARFSPWGTEIRVRIGFAYDDGTEELAPAGIYRLVSMDDDGLGSIPTEGEDRSVNVQPGAPYPYVIPSGITIDEAVRRVLTARYEAAELVAITSPWTVPPMVFPYGEDHWSLLLDLAESGGHDLAVNAAGQFQLRDTQEDATRILEYVEGVDNVVFDVVRELAADPRQVPNGIIVEGTNSRLTADVIGQAWDEDPTSPTRRDGPYGNHAQTESDDKVMTNLQAEAAARGLLREALGSQHRLTMSAPVNPAHDVGDVIRVRYPSRGIDGEYVIDELDFSTDPAEPMRVGCRRRVVTG